The candidate division WOR-3 bacterium genome contains a region encoding:
- a CDS encoding TIGR00725 family protein, which produces MKIVGVIGGSKVTEEIYNIAYEMGKLIGGKGYALVTGGLGGVMEAASKGAKEEGGLVIGILPGSSKESANRWVDIPILTGMGHARNVIIVQTADILIAIDGALGTQSEIAFAKIYDKKIIGIKCDLPIPIEKANSPKEAIKKIEEFFSKNQNKKN; this is translated from the coding sequence ATGAAAATTGTCGGTGTTATTGGCGGCTCTAAGGTTACAGAAGAAATTTATAATATAGCCTACGAAATGGGAAAGCTAATTGGGGGAAAGGGCTACGCTTTAGTCACTGGGGGATTAGGAGGAGTTATGGAAGCAGCTTCAAAAGGAGCTAAAGAAGAGGGAGGATTAGTTATTGGAATCCTACCAGGAAGCTCAAAAGAATCAGCTAATAGATGGGTAGACATCCCAATACTTACAGGAATGGGACATGCAAGGAACGTAATCATTGTCCAAACCGCCGATATTTTAATAGCAATCGACGGAGCCTTAGGGACACAAAGCGAAATTGCTTTCGCTAAGATATATGATAAAAAAATAATAGGGATAAAATGCGATCTTCCAATCCCAATAGAAAAGGCTAACTCTCCAAAAGAAGCAATAAAAAAAATAGAAGAGTTTTTCTCTAAAAATCAAAATAAAAAAAATTAA
- a CDS encoding O-acetylhomoserine aminocarboxypropyltransferase/cysteine synthase family protein produces MKEKKLSTLSLHAGQTPDKEVGARAVPIYQTTSFVFKDTEHAANLFALKEFGNIYSRIMNPTVEVFEKRMAAIEGGTGALGVSSGQAAETLALLGITSIGDEIISANNLYGGTYQLFHYSFPKLGRKVKFVDSTKPEEFKKALTKRTKAIYAETIGNPKLDVPDFEALAEIAHRAGIPFVVDNTVGVGIIRPIDYGADIVVLSATKYIGGHGTSIGGVIVDSGKFNWDNGKFPEFTEPDPSYHGLKYWESFGNFPGIGNIAFITKVRVQLLRDIGACMSPFNAFLFLQGLETLPLRVKKHSENALEIAHFLKEHPLVNWVNYPGLPDHPSHFTAKKYLKDKFGGLVGFGIKGGIKAGKKFIESVKILSHLANIGDAKSLVIHPASTTHQQLTKEEQKETGVTEDYIRLSVGLEDSEDLKEDIDQALRKAVK; encoded by the coding sequence ATGAAAGAGAAAAAACTCAGCACGCTCTCACTTCACGCAGGACAAACTCCAGACAAAGAAGTTGGAGCCAGAGCAGTCCCAATTTATCAGACAACTTCATTTGTCTTTAAAGATACAGAACATGCGGCAAATCTCTTCGCCTTAAAGGAATTCGGAAATATCTACTCTCGAATTATGAATCCTACAGTGGAAGTCTTTGAAAAAAGGATGGCTGCAATTGAGGGAGGAACTGGAGCTCTTGGAGTTTCATCGGGGCAAGCTGCAGAAACTCTTGCACTTCTTGGGATAACATCTATAGGAGATGAGATTATCTCTGCAAATAATCTTTATGGAGGGACCTATCAATTATTCCATTACTCCTTTCCTAAACTTGGAAGGAAAGTTAAATTTGTTGATTCTACAAAACCAGAAGAATTCAAAAAGGCATTAACAAAAAGGACAAAAGCTATTTATGCAGAGACAATCGGTAATCCTAAGTTAGATGTCCCAGATTTTGAAGCATTAGCTGAGATTGCTCATAGGGCAGGAATCCCATTTGTAGTTGATAATACTGTAGGGGTTGGTATCATAAGACCTATAGATTATGGAGCAGATATTGTTGTTCTTTCTGCTACAAAATATATTGGAGGGCATGGCACATCTATTGGTGGAGTCATTGTTGATTCCGGAAAATTTAACTGGGATAATGGTAAATTCCCGGAATTTACTGAACCTGATCCGAGCTACCATGGACTTAAATACTGGGAGAGTTTCGGGAATTTCCCAGGAATAGGAAATATTGCTTTTATAACAAAGGTGAGGGTTCAACTTTTAAGAGATATTGGAGCTTGTATGAGTCCTTTTAATGCTTTTCTGTTCTTGCAAGGTCTCGAGACTTTGCCTCTGAGAGTTAAAAAACACTCTGAAAATGCGCTTGAAATAGCCCATTTTCTAAAAGAGCATCCTCTTGTAAATTGGGTAAATTATCCTGGGCTTCCAGATCATCCTTCACATTTTACTGCAAAAAAATATCTCAAGGATAAATTCGGTGGTTTGGTTGGATTCGGAATAAAAGGAGGTATTAAAGCAGGCAAAAAATTCATTGAATCGGTTAAAATACTCTCTCATCTTGCAAACATAGGAGATGCAAAATCACTTGTTATTCACCCTGCTTCAACAACTCATCAACAACTTACAAAGGAAGAACAAAAAGAAACTGGAGTAACAGAGGATTACATCCGGTTATCTGTAGGGCTTGAAGATTCTGAAGATTTGAAAGAAGACATCGATCAGGCCTTACGGAAAGCGGTTAAATAA
- the nifU gene encoding Fe-S cluster assembly scaffold protein NifU → MVYSEKVMEHFMNPRNMGEIPDADGVGQVGNPVCGDLMTIYIKVKDNIITDIKFKTFGCGAAIATSSMVTELVKGKTIEEALKVTNKDVAEELGGLPPIKMHCSLLAEEGIKAAINDYFKKIKKDPPRTEHN, encoded by the coding sequence ATGGTTTATTCAGAAAAAGTAATGGAACATTTTATGAATCCGAGAAATATGGGAGAGATTCCGGATGCAGATGGAGTTGGTCAGGTTGGAAACCCTGTCTGTGGGGATCTAATGACGATTTATATAAAAGTAAAAGATAATATAATTACAGATATTAAATTCAAAACCTTTGGTTGTGGTGCGGCAATAGCTACATCTTCAATGGTGACTGAACTTGTAAAGGGGAAAACAATTGAAGAAGCTCTTAAAGTTACAAACAAAGATGTGGCAGAAGAACTAGGCGGACTACCTCCTATAAAAATGCATTGCTCTCTTTTAGCTGAAGAAGGGATTAAGGCTGCAATTAATGATTACTTTAAGAAAATCAAAAAAGATCCTCCAAGAACCGAGCATAATTAG
- the nifS gene encoding cysteine desulfurase NifS: MGKLIYLDHNATTPVDKRVLLAMFPYFSEKYGNPSSIYRLAKESELAKEKAREKVAALINAKPYEIFFTGSGTESDNFAIKGISFANKDRGNHLITSKIEHPAVLNTFKWLEKQGFEVSYIGVDKYGIVDLDELKDTIKDKTILISIMHANNEVGTIQPIKEIAKIAKERNIYFHTDAVQTVGKIPIDVEDLGVDLLSLSAHKLYGPKGVGALYIKKGIKIDSLLHGGHQERNKRAGTENVPGIVGLGVAAEIALEEIDKRVEIKKLRDKLEKGLLELIDEIIINGHPEKRLEGTLNLCVKYVEGESMLLQLDYYGIAASSGSACTSASLEPSHVLTAMGIPPEIAHGSLRFSFGRENTEEEVDKVLEVLPPIVDKMRKMSPLYPKR; encoded by the coding sequence ATGGGAAAACTAATTTACCTTGATCATAACGCAACAACCCCTGTAGATAAAAGAGTCCTTCTTGCAATGTTCCCTTATTTTTCGGAAAAATATGGAAATCCTTCAAGTATATATAGACTTGCCAAGGAATCCGAACTTGCGAAAGAAAAAGCCAGGGAGAAAGTCGCAGCTCTTATAAATGCAAAACCCTATGAGATATTTTTTACAGGATCAGGCACAGAATCTGATAATTTTGCAATTAAGGGAATCTCTTTTGCAAACAAAGACCGTGGAAATCATCTCATAACTTCAAAAATAGAACATCCTGCGGTTCTTAATACATTCAAGTGGCTTGAAAAACAAGGTTTTGAGGTTAGTTACATTGGGGTAGACAAATATGGAATTGTTGATTTGGATGAATTGAAAGATACTATAAAAGATAAGACAATCTTAATCTCCATTATGCATGCAAATAATGAAGTAGGAACAATTCAACCGATAAAAGAGATAGCTAAAATTGCAAAAGAACGAAATATTTACTTTCATACTGATGCTGTTCAGACTGTAGGGAAAATTCCTATTGATGTGGAAGATTTAGGGGTGGATCTCTTATCACTCTCCGCCCATAAATTGTACGGACCAAAAGGCGTTGGAGCTCTTTACATAAAAAAAGGGATAAAAATTGATTCCCTACTCCATGGTGGTCATCAAGAAAGAAATAAAAGGGCAGGAACAGAAAATGTTCCCGGAATTGTTGGTCTTGGAGTTGCAGCAGAAATCGCTTTGGAAGAAATCGATAAAAGAGTCGAAATAAAAAAATTAAGAGATAAGCTCGAAAAAGGTCTTCTTGAACTAATTGATGAGATAATAATAAATGGTCATCCTGAAAAAAGATTAGAGGGAACTTTGAATCTGTGCGTTAAATATGTAGAAGGAGAGTCAATGTTATTACAGTTAGATTACTATGGAATAGCAGCCTCGAGTGGCTCTGCCTGCACCTCAGCTTCCCTCGAACCATCCCATGTTTTAACCGCTATGGGAATTCCTCCTGAGATTGCTCACGGCTCACTGCGATTCAGTTTCGGAAGAGAAAATACTGAAGAAGAGGTGGATAAGGTTTTAGAGGTTTTACCTCCAATTGTGGATAAAATGAGAAAAATGTCACCGCTTTATCCAAAAAGATAG
- a CDS encoding DUF438 domain-containing protein, with translation MDPEIAKEKFRGILKDLSVEEITSIEEELIKEGISLEEIQRLCDIHLKIFKEYLDKQNILVPEGHPIQILMEEHKIILRFVEDLKNIIERANNVKDHRLLNKEFHNIVEHFKDSEKHYLREENVLFPYIEKHGITEPPKVMWAEHNEIRVNEKELYSIIEEEKKIKQEDYIKKLKDITFALGDKLMSHFYKENNILFPTALNIIKEDEWKDIETQFTEIGYCCFTPKIINIPTEKVEAKKLTKGSEKLIEFETGSFSLEELESVLNTLPIDITFVDKNDTVRYFNQAKERIFPRGKAVIGRKVQLCHPPQSLHKVEEILRDFKNNKRDVAEFWINMRGRLIHIRYFAVRRNEKYLGTLEVTHDITEIKNIEGEKRLL, from the coding sequence ATGGACCCAGAAATTGCAAAAGAAAAATTTAGGGGAATTCTTAAGGATTTAAGTGTCGAAGAGATTACTTCAATTGAAGAAGAACTAATAAAAGAAGGGATATCCTTAGAGGAAATTCAGCGATTATGTGATATCCATTTAAAAATTTTTAAAGAATATTTGGACAAACAGAATATTTTAGTTCCTGAAGGTCATCCAATACAAATCCTTATGGAAGAGCACAAAATAATTTTGAGATTCGTAGAAGACCTAAAGAATATAATAGAGAGAGCAAATAATGTTAAAGATCACCGCTTACTTAATAAAGAATTCCATAACATTGTTGAACATTTCAAAGATTCGGAGAAACACTATCTTCGGGAAGAGAATGTTTTATTCCCTTACATTGAGAAACATGGAATTACAGAACCACCTAAAGTTATGTGGGCTGAGCATAATGAAATAAGAGTAAATGAAAAAGAGCTTTATTCTATAATTGAAGAAGAGAAAAAGATAAAACAGGAAGATTATATCAAGAAGCTTAAAGATATAACTTTTGCTCTCGGCGATAAACTTATGAGTCATTTCTATAAGGAAAACAACATTCTTTTCCCAACAGCATTAAATATTATAAAGGAAGATGAATGGAAAGATATAGAAACACAATTTACAGAAATAGGTTATTGCTGTTTTACTCCAAAGATTATTAATATTCCAACAGAAAAAGTTGAAGCTAAAAAGCTCACAAAAGGATCTGAAAAACTAATAGAATTTGAAACAGGAAGTTTTTCCCTCGAAGAACTGGAATCGGTTTTAAATACTTTACCAATTGATATCACTTTTGTAGATAAAAACGATACTGTCCGATATTTCAATCAAGCAAAAGAAAGAATCTTCCCAAGAGGAAAAGCGGTTATTGGCAGAAAAGTCCAATTATGCCATCCCCCTCAGAGCCTACACAAAGTAGAGGAGATCCTCAGAGATTTTAAAAACAATAAAAGAGATGTGGCAGAATTCTGGATAAATATGAGAGGACGCCTTATTCACATTCGGTATTTTGCTGTTCGTAGAAATGAAAAGTATCTTGGGACTTTGGAAGTAACACATGACATTACAGAAATAAAGAATATAGAAGGAGAAAAAAGATTGCTTTAA
- a CDS encoding thiamine-phosphate synthase family protein, whose amino-acid sequence MKNRAEEIELFGKMSIALSEIENCKEFASFIPEVRTNLVYAKKDAKRVEDVLGIDGRITIVNGKPRASGNLKFGASSHMARLILEINKYEPSIRAGINFACNEKIVKFLQDYSVKKDWILGKIDRSLEPEDVRRPEMASMSWKIKMAVESTGGKVPRVFYETGALGKEEVTVLVGKDPIEVAEEICSLARAYFKKSQRKLKVGKIDLKTFETYLLKRLGKKDKRVIVPPLTGVNAAVIEIDEDKVLIIAEDPIFSIPGQPLEMYGWYTVHIGASDVAVMGVKPEFMSYTLIMPPETPEEDFKTIVNSIHKTASSLGIAIIGGHTGFYPGFASPTVGGITVFSFAKKGKYVTSKGAKPGDDIILTKGPAIEAVGILSILREKELIKKYGTSIVKKAQKLSKEISVVKDALTAMKSGEVTAMHDATEGGIIGGLFEIANASAVGMEIDETKFIYPEEVKTVCKAFGIDPLYAISEGSLIITSNPTHSDRIILNLKKEGIKASIIGKVTENTRKRFIKRIKGEIEPLKIPTQDPFWPVFFESLEEER is encoded by the coding sequence ATGAAGAATAGGGCAGAAGAGATTGAGTTATTCGGCAAAATGAGCATAGCTCTAAGCGAAATTGAAAATTGTAAAGAGTTTGCCTCTTTTATACCCGAAGTTAGAACAAATTTAGTATATGCAAAGAAAGATGCGAAAAGAGTTGAAGATGTCCTTGGAATAGATGGAAGAATTACAATTGTAAATGGTAAACCAAGAGCCTCAGGTAATTTGAAATTTGGAGCTTCTAGTCACATGGCAAGATTAATTCTTGAAATAAACAAATATGAACCTTCCATTCGCGCAGGAATAAATTTTGCCTGTAATGAGAAAATAGTAAAATTCCTACAAGATTATAGTGTTAAGAAAGACTGGATTTTAGGTAAAATAGACCGCTCTTTGGAACCAGAAGATGTGAGAAGGCCAGAAATGGCTTCTATGTCTTGGAAAATAAAAATGGCTGTTGAGTCTACTGGCGGAAAAGTCCCAAGGGTTTTCTATGAAACGGGTGCTCTGGGAAAAGAGGAAGTAACGGTTTTAGTTGGTAAGGACCCAATAGAAGTGGCAGAAGAAATTTGTTCCCTCGCAAGAGCTTATTTTAAGAAATCACAGAGGAAGTTAAAAGTAGGTAAAATCGACCTAAAGACTTTTGAAACCTATCTCTTAAAAAGGTTGGGGAAGAAAGATAAAAGAGTCATCGTTCCACCTCTAACTGGCGTGAATGCAGCTGTTATTGAAATCGATGAAGATAAAGTTTTAATCATAGCAGAAGATCCAATATTCTCTATTCCTGGGCAACCATTAGAGATGTATGGTTGGTACACTGTACATATTGGAGCAAGTGATGTGGCTGTTATGGGAGTAAAACCTGAATTTATGAGTTATACATTAATAATGCCTCCAGAAACTCCTGAAGAAGATTTCAAGACTATCGTGAATTCAATTCATAAAACTGCAAGTTCTCTTGGAATAGCGATTATTGGAGGACATACTGGATTTTATCCGGGATTTGCTTCTCCAACAGTTGGCGGAATTACTGTCTTTAGTTTTGCTAAAAAAGGGAAATATGTAACCTCAAAAGGAGCAAAACCTGGAGACGATATTATCCTCACGAAAGGACCTGCTATAGAAGCGGTTGGTATTTTATCTATTCTAAGAGAAAAAGAATTAATTAAGAAATATGGAACATCTATTGTTAAAAAAGCACAAAAACTATCAAAGGAGATCTCAGTGGTAAAAGATGCATTAACAGCTATGAAATCAGGTGAGGTTACCGCGATGCATGATGCAACAGAAGGAGGGATTATCGGAGGACTTTTTGAAATTGCAAATGCAAGTGCTGTCGGAATGGAGATAGATGAAACAAAGTTCATATATCCGGAAGAGGTCAAGACAGTTTGTAAAGCATTCGGGATTGACCCCCTCTATGCAATCTCAGAGGGATCACTAATCATCACTTCCAACCCTACCCATTCAGATAGAATTATTTTAAATTTAAAGAAAGAAGGGATAAAAGCTTCTATTATAGGGAAGGTAACTGAGAATACCAGAAAGCGGTTTATAAAAAGAATAAAAGGAGAAATCGAACCCTTAAAGATTCCAACTCAAGATCCCTTCTGGCCAGTTTTCTTTGAATCTCTGGAGGAAGAAAGATGA
- the nrdD gene encoding anaerobic ribonucleoside-triphosphate reductase, with protein MKKIIAVKTEVYSRIVGYFRPVEGWNVGKKEEFKDRNYLKIEEKKYGRLKDGKTNLP; from the coding sequence ATGAAAAAAATAATTGCAGTTAAAACAGAGGTTTATTCAAGAATTGTTGGTTATTTTAGACCCGTTGAGGGATGGAATGTTGGAAAGAAAGAGGAATTTAAGGATAGAAATTATCTTAAAATAGAAGAAAAGAAGTACGGGAGGCTAAAAGATGGGAAAACTAATTTACCTTGA
- the cysK gene encoding cysteine synthase A, protein MGKVVNSILELIGDTPIVKLSRLVKKDSADVYCKLEGFNPLGSIKDRIALSMIEAAEKEGKIKPGDTIIEPTSGNTGIGLAFVSAFKGYKLVLTMPETMSVERRKIMKAFGAEIILTPGEKGMKGAVEKAQELAEKHGWFQPQQFNNPANPEIHRKTTAREILEQIPDLDAFVAGIGTGGTITGVGEILRKEIKKREILIIGVEPLDSPVLSGGKPGPHKIQGIGAGFVPKVLNTKIYDEIIQVSNKDAFEMAKLLARKEGIFAGISSGAALWGGLKVAKRLGEGKKVVVILPDHGERYLSTNLFED, encoded by the coding sequence ATGGGTAAAGTTGTGAACAGTATTTTAGAATTGATAGGTGATACACCTATCGTGAAATTAAGTAGGTTAGTTAAGAAGGATTCTGCTGATGTATATTGCAAGTTAGAAGGATTTAATCCTTTAGGTTCTATAAAAGACAGAATTGCTCTCAGTATGATAGAGGCCGCAGAAAAAGAAGGAAAAATAAAGCCGGGGGATACCATAATTGAGCCTACAAGTGGTAATACAGGAATAGGACTTGCTTTTGTCTCGGCTTTTAAGGGATATAAATTGGTGCTCACAATGCCAGAGACAATGAGTGTAGAGAGGAGAAAAATAATGAAGGCTTTTGGAGCAGAGATTATACTTACTCCTGGCGAGAAAGGAATGAAGGGGGCTGTAGAAAAAGCCCAGGAATTAGCAGAGAAACACGGATGGTTTCAACCTCAGCAGTTTAATAATCCTGCGAATCCCGAAATTCACAGAAAAACGACAGCAAGAGAGATTTTAGAACAGATTCCAGATCTAGACGCTTTTGTTGCAGGCATCGGCACGGGTGGGACTATAACTGGTGTGGGCGAGATTCTCCGGAAAGAAATAAAAAAGAGAGAGATCCTGATTATCGGAGTCGAACCTCTGGATTCGCCTGTCCTTTCCGGCGGAAAGCCGGGTCCACATAAAATTCAAGGTATTGGTGCCGGATTTGTTCCTAAAGTTTTGAATACGAAGATTTATGACGAAATAATCCAGGTAAGCAACAAAGACGCTTTTGAGATGGCTAAATTACTTGCAAGAAAGGAGGGAATTTTCGCAGGAATCTCTTCAGGAGCTGCTCTTTGGGGAGGTTTAAAGGTAGCTAAGAGATTGGGGGAAGGGAAGAAAGTAGTTGTTATTCTCCCAGATCACGGAGAAAGATATTTAAGCACAAACCTTTTTGAGGATTAA
- a CDS encoding Rrf2 family transcriptional regulator: protein MKLSTKGRYAARAMLELAIGYGDEFLSIKEIAKREEVSERYLENIMNKLTSSGLVISLRGKNGGFRLAKKPREITLAEVINVVEGSLSPTDCVDRPEICKRVRTCVTYEIWQRLKKAMEEILNGITLEDMVQMYKKKSIKEENLEFLYYI, encoded by the coding sequence ATGAAGCTTTCGACAAAAGGAAGATATGCTGCAAGAGCAATGTTAGAGCTTGCTATAGGTTATGGGGATGAATTTTTATCAATAAAAGAGATAGCAAAAAGGGAAGAAGTCTCTGAGAGATATCTTGAAAATATTATGAACAAACTAACCTCAAGTGGATTGGTTATAAGCTTAAGAGGGAAAAACGGCGGCTTTCGCTTGGCTAAAAAACCTCGTGAAATAACTTTGGCAGAAGTAATTAATGTGGTGGAAGGTTCTCTTAGCCCTACAGATTGTGTTGATCGGCCAGAAATATGTAAGAGAGTTAGAACCTGTGTAACTTACGAAATCTGGCAAAGATTAAAAAAAGCAATGGAAGAAATTTTAAATGGAATAACATTAGAGGATATGGTCCAAATGTATAAAAAGAAGAGCATAAAGGAAGAAAATCTTGAATTTTTGTATTACATTTAA
- a CDS encoding permease produces MEIIIKFLMAFKDYFIEVLPSVGVGFLLSGIIHEFIPQGWVEKTLGGKRIRPIIYLTLSGVILPLCCFGSLPVAVSLHKKGVKLGPILAFLVATPATSIPALLVTYALLGIKFAVFIFFAVIIISLVIGLFGNLIDVKNRDLSSQNLTLASNPSCAHCEEKIETNSKREIPPRKFNQRLKCVFRHSFVDLPKEIGPELLLGLALAALIVIITPIGKFIEDYFGGVFGYLFSLVFGVVMYICATGSVPLVHAFISQGMNIGAGMVLLIVGPVTSWGTLLVLRKEFGIKILLTYLTIISILALCLGTLFSKI; encoded by the coding sequence ATGGAGATAATAATTAAATTTCTTATGGCGTTTAAAGATTATTTTATTGAGGTCTTACCATCTGTTGGAGTAGGATTTTTATTGAGTGGGATAATTCACGAATTCATACCCCAAGGATGGGTAGAAAAGACTCTTGGTGGTAAGAGAATAAGACCCATAATTTACCTCACCCTCTCAGGAGTAATTCTTCCCCTTTGTTGTTTTGGTTCTCTTCCGGTAGCAGTTAGCTTGCACAAGAAGGGGGTAAAGTTGGGTCCAATTTTAGCGTTTCTGGTGGCAACCCCAGCTACTTCTATACCCGCCCTTTTGGTAACCTATGCTCTTCTTGGGATAAAATTTGCCGTCTTTATATTCTTCGCCGTTATAATAATTAGTTTGGTGATAGGCCTATTTGGGAACCTTATTGACGTCAAAAATAGAGACCTCTCTTCTCAAAACCTGACTTTGGCTTCTAATCCTTCCTGTGCTCATTGTGAGGAAAAAATTGAGACTAACTCTAAAAGGGAGATTCCTCCAAGAAAGTTCAACCAAAGATTAAAATGTGTTTTCAGACATTCTTTCGTAGATTTACCGAAAGAAATTGGCCCAGAATTACTCTTAGGGTTAGCTCTCGCAGCACTTATAGTTATAATCACTCCTATTGGGAAATTCATTGAAGATTACTTTGGAGGTGTTTTTGGGTATCTATTTAGCCTTGTCTTTGGAGTTGTAATGTATATATGTGCTACTGGGAGTGTCCCCTTAGTTCATGCCTTCATTTCTCAAGGAATGAATATTGGAGCAGGGATGGTCTTACTCATTGTAGGGCCAGTCACAAGTTGGGGAACTCTCCTCGTTTTAAGAAAAGAGTTTGGAATTAAAATTCTCCTTACATATTTAACAATCATCAGCATCCTCGCATTATGCTTAGGAACTCTTTTTTCAAAAATTTGA